A region of the Roseiflexus sp. RS-1 genome:
GATCGCTTTGTAGATCGCATCGACCGGACCGGTGCCGTGGGCGGCGGTGGTGTGCGTGTTGCCGTCAGGATCGGTGATGCGTACCGTCGCCACCGGTGTCACGCCGGTGCCGCAGGTAACCTGCACGTGGTCCAGGCGGTAGAGGTCGGGGGTGTGGAGCGAACCGCCGGTTGCCAGCACTTCCAGGTCGCGATCATCGACAACCTTCTTTTTGTCGCACAGTTCCTTGAAGCGCTGGAAGACCTGGTTGAATTCTTCCTCGCTGTCGAACTCATACCCCATAGCGGCGAGTTTGGTGCGCAGCGCATTGCGTCCCGAATGTTTGCCGAGCACAATCGCATTCCCATCGAGACCGATGGTTGTTGCGTCCATAATTTCGTAGGTCATCCGGTGCTTCAGGACGCCGTCCTGATGAATGCCGGACTCGTGGGCGAAGGCGTTGGCGCCGACAATCGCCTTGTTGGGCGGCACCGGCATGCCGATAATGGTGCTCACCAGGCGACTGCTGCGCGCCAGTTCGCGGGTGTTGATCCGTGTATCGACTCCAAAGAACGATCGGCGTGTTTTCAACGCCATCACGACTTCTTCGAGTGAAGCGTTGCCAGCGCGTTCGCCAATGCCATTGATGGTGCATTCAATCTGACGCGCGCCAGCGCGCACGCCTGCCAGCGAATTCGCCACCGCCATGCCCAGGTCGTCGTGGCAGTGGGTGGAAATGATGACCTTCTCCGCGCCGGGGACGTGACGATAGATACCGGCGATCAGTTCGGCGTACTCTTCGGGGGTGGCGTAACCGACGGTATCAGGAATGTTGAGCGTGGTGGCGCCCTCTTCGACCACTGCCGCGAGCATGCGGTAGACATACTCCGGGTCGGAGCGGGTCGCGTCCATCGGCGAGAACTCGACATCGTCGCACAGCGAACGGGCGTAGCGCACCATCATGCGTGCGCGCTCCAGCACTTCTTCGCGGGTCGAACGCAACTGATGTTCAATGTGAATGTCGGACGAGGAGATAAAGGTGTGGATACGTTTCTTCGCGGCGGGTTGAATGGCGCTCCAGGCTTTATCGATGTCGTCCTTATTGGCGCGCGCCAGGGCTGCGATGATCGGACCGTCCGGCGTTCCGACGGTTCTGGCGATCTCGTGGACTGCCGCCCAGTCGCCGGGGGACGCTGCCGGGAAGCCGGCTTCGATGATGTCGACGCCCAGGCGCGCAAGTTGCCGCGCTACCTCCAGTTTTTCTTCCAGGGTCATTGTGCAGCCGGGCGCCTGTTCACCATCGCGCAGGGTGGTATCGAAGATGCGTACATGATCCTCCATAGCGCTGGTTTCTCCTTTACTGGTTCTTCACGCCCCGCCTTCACCCGGTACAACCTCGCGCGGGTTGACGAACGGCATCATCCGGCGCAACTCACGCCCCACCTGCTCGATGGGATGCGAGATGTCACGGGTGCGGTACGCATTGAAGCGCGGGCGACCATTATGGTTCTCTTCGATCCAGTCTTCGGCGAACGCGCCGCTCTGAATATCCGCCAGAATGCGTTTCATCGTTGCGCGCGTCTCGTCGGTGATGATCTTCGGACCGGCAGTGTAATCGCCCCACTCTGCCGTATCGCTGACCGAATAGCGCATATAGTTGAGACCGCCCTGGTAGAAGAGATCGACGATCAACTTGAGTTCGTGCATGCACTCGAAATACGCGACTTCCGGTTGATACCCGGCTTCGACCAGGGTCTCGAACGCGGCTTTGACCAGCGCCGACACACCGCCGCACAATACCACCTGTTCACCGAACAGATCGGTTTCGGTTTCTTCGGCAAACGTCGTCTCGATAACGCCAGCGCGGGTACAGCCAAGCCCGCGGGCATATGCCAGCGCGTCTGCCAGTGCGTGCCCCGAAGCGTCCTGATGCACAGCGACGAGCGCCGGGACGCCGCCGCCCTGCGTATAGACCTCGCGTACCCGGTGACCGGGCGCTTTGGGTGCGACCATGCTGACATCGACGCCCTCCGGCGGCACGATCTGTCCGAAGCGAATGTTGAAGCCATGGGCGAACATCAGCGTC
Encoded here:
- a CDS encoding 2-isopropylmalate synthase; protein product: MEDHVRIFDTTLRDGEQAPGCTMTLEEKLEVARQLARLGVDIIEAGFPAASPGDWAAVHEIARTVGTPDGPIIAALARANKDDIDKAWSAIQPAAKKRIHTFISSSDIHIEHQLRSTREEVLERARMMVRYARSLCDDVEFSPMDATRSDPEYVYRMLAAVVEEGATTLNIPDTVGYATPEEYAELIAGIYRHVPGAEKVIISTHCHDDLGMAVANSLAGVRAGARQIECTINGIGERAGNASLEEVVMALKTRRSFFGVDTRINTRELARSSRLVSTIIGMPVPPNKAIVGANAFAHESGIHQDGVLKHRMTYEIMDATTIGLDGNAIVLGKHSGRNALRTKLAAMGYEFDSEEEFNQVFQRFKELCDKKKVVDDRDLEVLATGGSLHTPDLYRLDHVQVTCGTGVTPVATVRITDPDGNTHTTAAHGTGPVDAIYKAIDKIVGRPNELIEFSIKAVTEGIDAVAEVSVRIREPGNEVQEGEYRVGRHRGPQIYSGYSANTDTIVAAAESYMTALNKMIAARQERLSAENAAYAAGYDRNKPTYAVDLFGKNATE
- the ilvC gene encoding ketol-acid reductoisomerase; translation: MANIYYENHADLSRLAGRTIAVIGFGSQGHAHALNLRDSGCDVVVGLYHGSKSWSKAEGLGLKVLPVADAAKEAQIIMLALPDTAQAAIYRDEIGPSMTPGKTLMFAHGFNIRFGQIVPPEGVDVSMVAPKAPGHRVREVYTQGGGVPALVAVHQDASGHALADALAYARGLGCTRAGVIETTFAEETETDLFGEQVVLCGGVSALVKAAFETLVEAGYQPEVAYFECMHELKLIVDLFYQGGLNYMRYSVSDTAEWGDYTAGPKIITDETRATMKRILADIQSGAFAEDWIEENHNGRPRFNAYRTRDISHPIEQVGRELRRMMPFVNPREVVPGEGGA